Proteins co-encoded in one Theileria equi strain WA chromosome 3, complete sequence genomic window:
- a CDS encoding 60S ribosomal protein L32, putative (encoded by transcript BEWA_002990A) yields MVIKQVGKLIHKRTKKFRRFQSDRFKRVKENWRKPKGIDCRVRRRFKGTVLTPKIGYGTDKKTRHQVPGGFYKVVVSTPAEVDVLLMHNKTHIAEIAHNVSSKKRRVIIDRADKLGVKVANRKAKLRVEEKE; encoded by the exons atgGTTATTAAACAAGTAGGAAAGTTGATCCACAAGAGGACCAAAAAGTTCCGCAGATTCCAGTCTGACAGGTTTAAGAGAGTCAAG GAAAACTGGAGAAAGCCCAAGGGTATAGATTGTCGTGTTAGGAGGCGCTTCAAGGGTACAGTTTTAACTCCAAAAATCGGTTATGGCACTGACAAGAAGACCCGTCACCAGGTCCCAGGTGGCTTTTACAAGGTTGTTGTTTCTACTCCAGCCGAGGTTGATGTACTATTGATGCACAACAAGACCCATATTGCTGAGATTGCACATAATGTCTCCTCCAAGAAGAGAAGAGTAATTATAGACAGAGCAGACAAGCTCGGCGTCAAGGTCGCCAACAGAAAGGCCAAACTCAGAGTAGAGGAAAAGGAgtaa
- a CDS encoding signal peptide-containing protein (encoded by transcript BEWA_002940A): MKATFILVIRFVLVLLTAIPRHFVLTLVTKCNTKIPVDLDLSGPLPDKIIISPSKEFLGTLYQIKPEYRKEYRIGRITDNSELISDDHFRNSKRMILVRVYPDSTVYIEVNTAFRNSKGELGYEWDEFFRTSIHTRYHPVERTPIELEIMMEGSTSFIKVVENPSTNTRHYLIQDDKDYAVKIGVIKFGKYVIDDRVDEVFSKFVTFNGSADDPHVFVTSIFKDKSCIKSKYNFVGGPRPFVLEREFAFHDL, from the coding sequence ATGAAGGCCACGTTCATCTTAGTGATCCGATTTGTCCTTGTCTTACTAACAGCTATACCGAGGCACTTTGTGCTCACACTTGTTACAAAATGCAATACGAAAATCCCAGTGGACCTTGACCTTTCTGGGCCACTACCAGACAAGATAATCATCTCACCATCTAAAGAATTCTTAGGCACTTTATATCAGATAAAACCAGAGTACAGAAAAGAGTATAGGATCGGAAGAATTACAGACAATTCAGAGCTTATATCTGATGACCACTTTAGAAACTCCAAAAGAATGATACTCGTTCGAGTATATCCAGATAGCACGGTTTATATTGAAGTTAATACTGCCTTTCGGAATAGCAAAGGTGAACTGGGATATGAATGGGATGAGTTTTTCAGGACTTCTATCCATACCAGATACCACCCTGTTGAGAGAACACCAATCGAGTTAGAGATTATGATGGAGGGGAGCACATCGTTCATTAAGGTTGTAGAGAACCCGAGTACGAACACCAGGCACTATCTAATCCAAGATGATAAGGACTATGCCGTGAAAATTGGAGTTATAAAGTTTGGGAAATACGTTATCGATGATAGAGTAGATGAAGTTTTCAGCAAATTTGTCACATTTAATGGATCCGCAGATGATCCACATGTATTTGTTACATCAATTTTTAAGGATAAAAGTTGTATAAAGTCAAAGTATAACTTTGTGGGAGGACCGAGACCATTTGTACTAGAAAGGGAATTTGCTTTTCATGATTTGTAG
- a CDS encoding tubulin alpha-1 chain, putative (encoded by transcript BEWA_002980A) yields the protein MLNMGVPRCVYVDLEPSVVDEVRNGPYRHLFHPEQLITGKEDAANNFARGHYTVGKDIIDTCLDRIRKLADNCTGLQGFLMFNAVGGGTGSGLGCLMLERLSIDYGKKSKLNFCCWPSPQVSTAVVEPYNSVLSTHSLLEHTDVAVMLDNEAIYDICKRNLDIERPTYTNLNRLIAQVISSLTASLRFDGALNVDVTEFQTNLVPYPRIHFMLSSYAPVISAEKAYHEQLSVAEITNSAFEPSNMMAKCDPRHGKYMASCILYRGDVVPKDVNAAVATIKTKKSIQFVDWCPTGFKVGINYQPPTVVPGGDLAKVMRAVCMISNSTAIAEVFSRMDHKFDLMYAKRAFVHWYVGEGMEEGEFSEAREDLAALEKDYEEVGLDTLMSE from the exons ATGCTGAATATGGGC GTTCCTCGTTGTGTATACGTAGATTTAGAACCATCGGTGGTGGACGAAGTACGAAATGGTCCGTACAGACACCTCTTTCACCCAGAGCAATTGATAACTGGAAAGGAGGATGCAGCCAACAACTTTGCCCGTGGCCATTACACGGTTGGAAAGGATATTATAGATACATGTTTGGATCGTATTCGCAAACTTGCAGACAATTGTACTGGTCTGCAGGGATTTCTCATGTTTAACGCAGTTGGTGGTGGTACAGGATCAGGTCTTGGTTGCCTCATGCTTGAGAGGCTTTCCATTGATTATGGGAAAAAATCAAAGTTAAATTTTTGCTGCTGGCCCTCCCCTCAGGTTTCTACCGCCGTAGTAGAGCCATACAACTCTGTGCTCTCCACACACTCACTTTTGGAGCACACTGATGTTGCAGTTATGCTTGATAATGAGGCTATTTATGACATTTGTAAGAGGAATTTGGATATCGAAAGGCCTACATACACTAATTTAAATAGGCTTATTGCACAG GTAATTTCATCTCTCACAGCATCGTTGCGTTTTGACGGTGCACTAAATGTCGATGTGACTGAATTCCAAACAAATCTTGTACCATATCCCAGAATTCATTTTATGCTTTCTTCGTATGCCCCTGTGATTTCCGCTGAAAAGGCATACCACGAACAATTGAGTGTGGCGGAGATTACAAACTCTGCCTTTGAACCTTCGAACATGATGGCAAAGTGTGATCCCAGACATGGAAAATACATGGCTAGTTGTATACTTTACAGAGGTGATGTTGTACCAAAGGATGTCAACGCGGCTGTTGCTACTATAAAGACTAAAAAGAGCATCCAGTTCGTTGATTGGTGTCCCACAGGTTTCAAGGTGGGAATAAACTATCAGCCACCGACCGTTGTACCAGGTGGCGATTTGGCAAAGGTTATGCGTGCTGTATGCATGATTAGCAACTCCACAGCGATTGCTGAGGTTTTTTCAAGAATGGATCACAAGTTTGATCTGATGTATGCAAAGAGAGCTTTTGTCCATTGGTATGTCGGAGAGGGTATGGAGGAAGGAGAGTTTAGTGAAGCCAGAGAGGATCTTGCTGCGCTGGAAAAGGACTATGAAGAAGTCGGCCTAGACACACTAATGAGCGAATAA
- a CDS encoding hypothetical protein (encoded by transcript BEWA_002970A), whose translation MREVISIHVGQAGIQVGNACWELFCLEHGILPDGHMPEDKSLQDDDAFATFFSETGSGKHDLQKGAMFMAGLTLLQSLRVALTGAKFALDRFKIPQQHASSFINMVHNPMELATFTGMAIMTITALIWKSENAKKCFKWFAAFTNVALCCSFILLLIAFKSGGQMGNLTFYYWTIVFVSFIYGLNVACVMNVGSDHASFFNVGIPLSGIQVSVYYYVFTKLAERYNWSNVSYRIIYWQLVIAIVISAVSAMVWIAVAFVSTGNGGGSAGGGSLSELGKAISPILMGVVGMGGIYAFYPAIAPYKLTDVGTGYTIDLVVLFVSAVPGILIVIFCLNTKGPDQPWKDSATKWWHFTWLLAIPHITAMILCLCALHYPGSRVASSIKSSGALVGLITVTLKFCEEGLKAVSYAGGGKQDGGNVSSFNAFLSQGLMIILAFTGDGYLKTYSKYEHDRSKWPTKDFGTLRSICYWIGSGVSEACKSVKSSFTTNVRCKVLGKSEALLIVYEDQEF comes from the exons ATGAGGGAAGTTATAAGCATACACGTTGGACAGGCCGGTATACAAGTTGGAAATGCTTGCTG GGAGCTCTTTTGTCTCGAGCATGGAATCCTTCCAGATGGACACATGCCTGAGGATAAATCGTTGCAAGATGACGATGCCTTTGCAACGTTTTTCTCGGAAACTGGATCAGGAAAGCAT GATCTTCAGAAaggcgccatgtttatggcaggtctgactctgttgcagtctctccgtgtggcgttaactggagcaaagtttgcacttgacagatttaaaattccgCAACAGCATgccagttcgttcattaacatggtccataatcctatggaactggcaacgtttactgggATGGCTATCATGACGATTACAGCACTCATTTGGAAGAGTGAAAATGCCAAGAAATGTTTTAAGTGGTTTGCCGCATTTACAAATGTGGCACTGTGCTGTTCCTTCATCTTACTCCTCATCGCATTTAAATCTGGAGGTCAAATGGGCAATCTCACcttttactactggactatCGTCTTTGTCTCATTCATCTATGGACTTAACGTGGCTTGTGTAATGAATGTGGGAAGTGACCATGCTTCCTTCTTCAATGTAGGAATTCCTCTATCTGGTATTCAAGTTTCTGTCTACTACTACGTCTTTACTAAGTTGGCTGAGAGGTATAACTGGTCGAACGTTAGTTATAGGATTATATACTGGCAGCTTGTTATAGCAATAGTAATATCAGCTGTCTCTGCCATGGTATGGATTGCTGTTGCTTTTGTTAGTACTGGTAATGGAGGTGGTAGTGCTGGTGGAGGTAGTCTTAGTGAACTTGGCAAGGCCATATCTCCAATTCTCATGGGTGTAGTTGGCATGGGTGGCATATATGCCTTCTACCCGGCCATTGCTCCTTATAAACTGACTGATGTTGGTACTGGATATACTATTGACCTGGTGGTTTTATTTGTTAGTGCAGTACCTGGTATTTTAATTGTCATTTTCTGCCTCAACACAAAAGGTCCAGATCAACCATGGAAAGATAGTGCTACTAAGTGGTGGCATTTTACTTGGCTGTTAGCAATTCCACATATTACTGCTATGATCCTATGTTTGTGCGCACTTCATTACCCTGGTAGTAGAGTAGCAAGTTCTATAAAGAGTAGTGGAGCACTAGTTGGACTCATTACTGTGAcattaaagttttgtgaggAAGGGTTAAAGGCTGTGTCTTATGCCGGAGGCGGTAAACAA GATGGTGGTAATGTCTCTTCTTTTAATGCCTTCTtatcccaaggtttaatgattaTCTTGGcttttactggagatggttacCTTAAGACttactccaagtatgaaCATGATAGGAGCaaatggcctactaaaGATTTTGGAACGCTTAGGTCTATCTGCTACTGGATAGGGAGTGGAGTATCGGAGGCATGTAAGAGTGTTAAGTCATCCTTTACTACTAATGTCAgatgcaaagttttgggtaaatcagaggcCTTACtcattgtctatgaagatcAGGAATTTTAG
- a CDS encoding haloacid dehalogenase-like hydrolase family member protein (encoded by transcript BEWA_002950A) yields the protein MSGNFGEGVDPRGDSSVLSNLSQFVKPENPPKYFGIDFDDTFFSPHDKEAFKLNLEAFAEARKKGFVPFFCTGKSLSSAMDIVGDDFIAKTGYNGYPGVYENGAMVYDENGKVVYSKPFSKEFVKGLAEFVMGKPSLRSIDCFVGDKYYSTGVTELMLKSLKERDLPAPQVVPIEDILRLDVGKIYMTSDHVDIPGFEQGKDYVAKFDLPGAWDVIPGGVSKAVGITKLMEHYGIPPKDCGFIGNGDNDTEAMDFCNLSFAVGNSPDFVKRHAKWVMDKTCDEGAVSEALQLTYDL from the exons ATGTCTGGAAATTTTGGTGAAGGAGTTGATCCGAGAGGAGATTCCTCCGTTTTGTCCAATTTATCGCAGTTTGTGAAGCCGGAAAATCCACCAAAATACTTTGGAATCGACTTTGACGATACCTTTTTCAGTCCTCATGATAAGGAAGCCTTTAAGCTGAACCTCGAAGCTTTTGCAGAGGCGAGGAAGAAGGGGTTTGTTCCGTTTTTTTGTACGG GAAAATCTCTTTCATCGGCAATGGACATTGTAGGAGATGATTTTATTGCCAAGACTGGATATAATGGTTACCCGGGTGTCTATGAAAATGGAGCCATGGTTTATGACGAGAATGGCAAGGTCGTCTACTCGAAACCATTCTCGAAGGAATTTGTCAAGGGTCTTGCTGAATTTGTAATGGGGAAGCCATCATTGCGATCAATTGATTGCTTTGTTGGAGACAAGTATTATTCAACTGGAGTTACAGAGTTAATGttgaaaagtttaaaaGAGAGGGATCTACCCGCTCCACAAGTAGTCCCTATAGAAGATATTTTGCGTTTGGATGTTGGCAAAATCTACATGACTTCTGACCATGTGGATATTCCAGGTTTTGAGCAAGGGAAAGACTATGTCGCAAAGTTTGATCTTCCCGGAGCTTGGGATGTCATTCCGGGTGGCGTATCCAAAGCTGTTGGAATTACGAAACTCATGGAACACTATGGCATTCCTCCAAAAGATTGTGGATTTATTGGCAATGGCGATAACGATACAGAAGCCATGGACTTTTGTAACCTCTCATTTGCAGTTGGCAACTCACCAGACTTTGTCAAGAGACACGCTAAATGGGTCATGGACAAAACTTGTGACGAGGGAGCAGTTTCAGAGGCTCTTCAACTCACATATGACTTATAG